The Chiloscyllium plagiosum isolate BGI_BamShark_2017 chromosome 42, ASM401019v2, whole genome shotgun sequence genome contains a region encoding:
- the LOC122543148 gene encoding uncharacterized protein LOC122543148 encodes MIIEIQVQLNAQGLLKMHADLHTIILAISAQQGKFGMKDLALTLGFPFCQTDIVVLTGTQSMNRTNIQRPPQKVSSQGHPGVPDPSTSTLPMTPNLWKLQPRRVSLHVSRTLLVCLDLQPHTAQIFWPTDFSTEHAHSTTCADTEIETKCDSMKIRHSEGDTSLSRSHLLDLPKLFCSAFCQWRESLIQLKWWKVFWEHLNGVKNELAKVKLRKSQLCLQVQRKLLFHLTPVSKGRFTMSHIFSLQI; translated from the exons aTGATCATCGAGATCCAGGTCCAGCTAAATGCTCAGGGGCTGTTGAAAATGCACGCAGACCTGCATACCATTATTCTAGCCATCAGTGCTCAGCAAGGCAAGTTTGGGATGAAGGACCTTGCCCTCACTCTAGGTTTCCCTTTCTGTCAAACAGATATAGTGGTGCTAACAGGCACCCAGAGCATGAATCGCACAAACATACAGAGGCCCCCTCAGAAGGTCTCCTCCCAAGGTCACCCAGGGGTGCCTGACCCGTCCACCTCCACCCTGCCTATGACCCCAAATCTGTGGAAGTTGCAACCAAGAAGGGTGAGCCTACATGTGAGCAGAACACTGTTAGTATGTTTGGACCTCCAACCACATACGGCCCAAATCTTCTGGCCAACAGACTTCAGCACAGAGCATGCTCATTCGACCACATGTGCAGACACTGAAATCGAGACAAAGTGTGACAGCATGAAAATAAGACACTCTGAAGGTGACACTTCATT GTCCAGATCTCACCTCCTTGACCTTCCCAAACTCTTCTGCTCAGCATTTTGCCAATGGAGGGAGTCTCTGATTCAGTTGAAGTGGTGGAAGGTTTTTTGGGAGCATCTCAATGGAGTGAAAAATGAATTGGCGAAGGTGAAACTGAGGAAGTCACAACTTTGCTTGCAAGTACAGAGAAAACTTTTGTTTCACTTGACCCCAGTGAGCAAAGGCAGATTTACCATGTCACACATTTTCAGTCTTCAGATTTGA